The Comamonas sp. GB3 AK4-5 genome includes a region encoding these proteins:
- a CDS encoding glycosyltransferase family 2 protein — protein sequence MSTQPVDAPAPSASAYPSAALPRAPLQLSCVVPAHNEEANLEAFLRALVPAVQALTPDFEIVVVNDGSRDGTHEVAMRLAQELPLRYIALSRNFGKEAALSAGVDYARGNAVLLIDADFQHPLEMLPQMHSLWQSGYDMVYGVIADRGAESSTKRVGTNMFYRLMNAGSRVKIPPNAGDFRWMDRQVVDALKALPERNRFMKGLYAWVGFKTVALPFVPLDRAGGESSFNLWRLFSLAMQGLTSFSTLPLRVWSVVGGLIALVALVYGAVITVDTALNGADLEGWPTLAAGIMLFSGVQLMSIGILGEYIGRIYEEVKQRPTYLVARDEDHSPLGKLQP from the coding sequence ATGAGCACTCAGCCTGTTGATGCGCCGGCGCCCTCTGCGTCGGCCTACCCCTCTGCCGCCCTGCCCCGTGCGCCGCTGCAGCTCAGCTGCGTGGTGCCTGCGCACAACGAAGAAGCCAATCTGGAAGCATTCCTGCGGGCCCTGGTGCCGGCGGTGCAGGCGCTGACGCCGGACTTCGAAATCGTGGTGGTCAATGACGGCAGCCGCGATGGAACCCATGAGGTCGCCATGCGCCTGGCCCAGGAACTGCCGCTGCGCTATATCGCGCTGTCGCGCAATTTCGGCAAGGAAGCCGCCCTGTCTGCCGGTGTGGACTATGCCCGTGGCAATGCCGTGCTGCTGATTGATGCCGACTTCCAGCATCCGTTGGAAATGCTGCCGCAGATGCACAGCCTGTGGCAGTCGGGCTACGACATGGTGTATGGCGTGATCGCCGACCGGGGTGCAGAAAGCAGCACCAAGCGTGTGGGCACCAATATGTTCTACCGGCTGATGAATGCGGGTAGCCGCGTCAAGATTCCACCGAATGCGGGTGACTTCCGTTGGATGGACCGCCAGGTGGTGGACGCCCTCAAGGCCTTGCCGGAGCGCAACCGCTTCATGAAGGGCTTGTATGCCTGGGTGGGCTTCAAGACCGTGGCCCTGCCTTTTGTGCCGCTGGATCGAGCCGGTGGCGAATCCAGCTTCAACCTCTGGCGCTTGTTCAGCCTGGCCATGCAGGGGCTGACCTCGTTTTCCACCTTGCCGCTGCGCGTGTGGAGCGTGGTGGGGGGGCTCATTGCCTTGGTGGCCCTGGTTTATGGCGCCGTCATTACCGTGGACACCGCCCTCAATGGCGCAGACCTGGAAGGCTGGCCCACGCTGGCGGCAGGCATCATGCTGTTTTCGGGTGTGCAGCTGATGTCCATCGGCATTCTGGGCGAGTACATCGGCCGTATCTATGAAGAGGTCAAGCAGCGGCCCACCTATCTGGTGGCCCGTGACGAAGACCACAGCCCGCTGGGCAAGCTGCAGCCATGA
- a CDS encoding ATP-dependent helicase: protein MSAGLNLAQLQAVHYTEGPCLVLAGAGSGKTRVITHKIGRLIENGLAPRRIAAITFTNKAAAEMRERATGLIGRQAKDVLICTFHALGVRMVREDGHVLGLKPQFSILDQDDVTGILKDCAGGTTDMATARQWQWTISGWKNAGWDSRKALAMAQDDHERSIALIMQRYEERLTAYQSVDFDDLIGMPMRLLRGHPEVREKWQRLLGHVLVDEYQDTNATQYELLKFLVGERAHFTAVGDDDQSIYGWRGATLDNLKKLPVDFPQLNIIKLEQNYRSTSAILRAANNVIGPNPKLFPKTLFSELGEGEPVRVVDCDTEEHEAERAVARIQSLRAAANPQPAWKDFAILYRANHQAKPFEKALRKANIPYKVSGGTSFFDRAEIKDLCAWFRLWINNDDDPAFLRSITTPRRGIGHTTLGKLGEFATQHKLSMFGALFSHMLEALLPKKAHESVLEFGRYINDLEYRARHTLGAEASRSFMLDWLKDIGYEQYLYDSEDSETVAAARWSNVLEFCDWMSQRAGGEIADAAGTTTQTEVKSLLEVAKNIALLSTISDREQEQDMVILSTLHASKGLEWPHVMLVGVTEGMLPFKLDDDDGKQLVVSDDIAARLQEERRLMYVGITRAQRSLAVSWTKRRKKGRDMVQCQPSRFIKEMNLDAATAKEDPREKLRKLREEFAARKAAPPAA from the coding sequence ATGTCCGCTGGTCTCAACCTGGCCCAACTCCAAGCCGTCCACTACACCGAAGGGCCCTGCCTTGTGCTGGCCGGCGCGGGCTCGGGCAAAACGCGGGTCATCACGCACAAGATCGGCCGTTTGATCGAAAACGGCCTGGCCCCCCGGCGCATTGCGGCCATCACCTTCACCAACAAGGCCGCCGCCGAAATGCGCGAACGTGCCACCGGGTTGATAGGTCGCCAGGCCAAGGATGTGCTGATCTGCACCTTCCACGCCCTGGGCGTGCGCATGGTGCGCGAAGACGGCCATGTGCTGGGCCTCAAGCCCCAGTTCAGCATCCTGGACCAAGATGATGTGACGGGCATCTTGAAAGACTGTGCCGGCGGCACCACCGACATGGCCACGGCCCGCCAATGGCAATGGACCATCAGCGGCTGGAAGAACGCCGGCTGGGACAGCCGCAAGGCCCTGGCCATGGCCCAGGACGACCATGAGCGCAGCATTGCCCTCATCATGCAGCGCTATGAGGAGCGCCTCACCGCCTACCAAAGCGTGGACTTTGACGACCTGATCGGCATGCCCATGCGCCTGCTGCGCGGCCACCCCGAGGTGCGCGAAAAATGGCAGCGCCTGCTGGGCCATGTGCTGGTGGACGAATACCAGGACACCAATGCCACGCAGTACGAGCTGCTCAAGTTTCTGGTTGGTGAGCGTGCCCATTTCACCGCCGTGGGGGATGACGACCAGTCCATCTACGGCTGGCGCGGCGCCACACTGGACAATCTGAAAAAGCTGCCGGTTGACTTTCCGCAGCTCAACATCATCAAGCTGGAGCAGAACTACCGCTCCACCTCGGCCATCTTGCGTGCGGCCAACAATGTGATCGGCCCCAACCCCAAGCTGTTTCCCAAGACCTTGTTCTCGGAGCTGGGCGAAGGTGAGCCGGTGCGCGTGGTGGACTGCGACACCGAGGAGCACGAGGCCGAGCGCGCCGTGGCGCGCATCCAAAGCCTGCGCGCCGCCGCCAACCCGCAGCCTGCGTGGAAGGATTTCGCCATCCTTTACCGCGCCAACCACCAGGCCAAACCGTTTGAAAAAGCGCTGCGCAAGGCCAATATTCCCTATAAGGTTTCGGGCGGCACCTCGTTCTTTGACCGCGCCGAAATCAAGGACCTGTGCGCCTGGTTCCGCCTGTGGATCAACAACGATGACGACCCGGCGTTTCTGCGCTCCATCACCACGCCGCGCCGTGGCATAGGCCACACCACGCTGGGCAAGCTGGGGGAATTTGCCACCCAGCACAAGCTGTCCATGTTTGGCGCGCTGTTCTCCCACATGCTCGAAGCCCTGCTGCCCAAGAAGGCGCATGAGAGCGTGCTGGAGTTTGGCCGCTACATCAACGACCTGGAATACCGCGCCCGCCATACCCTGGGCGCGGAAGCCTCGCGCAGCTTCATGCTCGACTGGCTGAAAGACATTGGCTACGAGCAGTATCTGTACGACAGCGAGGACAGCGAGACCGTGGCTGCCGCACGCTGGAGCAATGTGCTGGAGTTCTGCGACTGGATGAGCCAGCGCGCCGGCGGCGAGATTGCCGATGCGGCCGGCACCACCACGCAGACCGAAGTCAAAAGCCTGCTGGAAGTGGCCAAGAACATTGCCCTGCTGTCCACCATCAGCGACCGCGAACAAGAGCAGGACATGGTGATCCTCTCCACGCTGCATGCCTCCAAGGGCCTGGAATGGCCGCATGTGATGCTGGTGGGCGTGACAGAGGGCATGCTGCCCTTCAAGCTCGATGACGATGACGGCAAGCAGCTAGTCGTCAGCGACGATATCGCCGCCCGCCTGCAGGAAGAGCGCCGCCTGATGTATGTGGGCATCACCCGTGCCCAGCGCAGCCTGGCCGTGAGCTGGACCAAGCGCCGCAAAAAAGGGCGCGACATGGTGCAATGCCAGCCCAGCCGCTTCATCAAGGAAATGAACCTGGACGCGGCCACTGCCAAGGAAGACCCGCGCGAAAAGCTGCGCAAGCTGCGCGAAGAATTTGCGGCCCGCAAGGCCGCACCGCCTGCGGCCTGA
- a CDS encoding AEC family transporter gives MLAVLAVTFPFFALVLCGFVATRQGVLPLSAISGLNSFVLFFALPCMLFRFGAQTPIAQLLDPVVAGVYLLCALVMVAGTMALTWQRWGWNDAAFGALVAAFPNSGFMGVPLLLALLGERSAGPVILTMALDMVITTSLCIALSRLGQGEHGAAQALRKALKGMLTNPMPWSIALGAVASAWALQLPGPLDQTVAMLAAAASPVALFTIGAVLARSQMNQHEYVAPRDYVPIALAKLLLHPLLVWCAGRAAQAMGLVLPDEALVALVLVAALPSASNVSLLTERFGAHGGRVARIILVSTALAFATFSGAVLALLP, from the coding sequence ATGCTCGCTGTACTTGCCGTCACCTTCCCTTTTTTTGCCCTGGTGTTGTGCGGCTTCGTCGCCACCCGCCAAGGTGTGCTGCCTTTGTCGGCCATCTCGGGGCTCAACAGCTTTGTGCTGTTTTTCGCCCTGCCCTGCATGCTGTTTCGCTTCGGCGCGCAAACCCCTATTGCCCAGCTTCTGGACCCGGTGGTGGCAGGTGTTTACCTGCTGTGTGCCTTGGTGATGGTGGCAGGCACCATGGCACTGACATGGCAGCGCTGGGGGTGGAACGATGCGGCCTTTGGTGCGTTGGTAGCGGCCTTTCCCAACTCCGGCTTCATGGGAGTGCCCTTGCTGCTGGCCTTGCTGGGTGAGCGCAGCGCCGGCCCGGTCATCCTGACCATGGCCCTGGACATGGTGATCACTACCTCGCTGTGTATTGCCCTGTCGCGCCTGGGCCAGGGTGAACATGGTGCGGCGCAGGCTTTGCGCAAGGCACTCAAGGGCATGCTGACCAATCCCATGCCCTGGTCGATTGCGCTGGGGGCGGTGGCATCGGCCTGGGCGCTGCAGCTGCCAGGGCCGCTGGACCAAACCGTGGCCATGCTGGCCGCAGCGGCATCCCCTGTGGCCTTGTTCACCATCGGCGCGGTGCTGGCGCGCTCGCAGATGAACCAGCACGAATATGTGGCGCCGCGCGACTATGTGCCCATCGCCCTGGCCAAGCTGCTGCTCCACCCCCTGCTGGTGTGGTGCGCAGGCCGCGCAGCCCAGGCCATGGGCCTGGTACTGCCGGATGAGGCACTGGTGGCACTGGTGCTGGTGGCTGCTTTGCCCAGTGCCAGCAATGTGTCCTTGCTCACCGAGCGTTTTGGTGCCCATGGCGGGCGGGTGGCACGCATCATCTTGGTGAGCACGGCGCTGGCGTTTGCGACGTTTTCGGGGGCAGTGCTGGCATTGCTGCCTTGA
- a CDS encoding ABC transporter substrate-binding protein, whose amino-acid sequence MSMQQPPETRLPRRNALARLAALGAAPWMGNAQAQDRDELLGYAPRAAAPAGYPAAYATTVRAAEDEGRLTIHSNTDERVAAPLVADFRRLYPRISVCYEDLGSTTLYHRFIAENQLRHEAADLLWSSAMDQMVALAQAGHALAYASPEQAHLPAWAQWQGQLWATTYEPVVFAHHKQRLPAHQVPRSHAALAPWLGQFQGRVASYDIQKSGVGYFLATQDMAANADAFWASAQALRPRRPQLLLTVDAMVQRIAAGRTPFGFNLLGAYALAAARRMPQLGVIFPEDYTLVSSRVLLINRRAAHPNAARLWLDYLLSRRGQTVMAQTSHLYALREDVQGETTGAALRQQLGASARPIALGPELAAPLANTALRDNITRWRAALGLSAGAQTQPQSL is encoded by the coding sequence ATGAGCATGCAACAACCGCCTGAAACCCGACTGCCGCGCCGCAATGCGCTGGCCCGGCTGGCCGCCCTGGGCGCAGCCCCCTGGATGGGCAACGCCCAAGCACAAGACCGGGACGAATTGCTGGGCTATGCCCCGCGTGCCGCAGCACCTGCCGGCTACCCCGCAGCCTATGCCACCACGGTGCGGGCCGCCGAGGATGAAGGCCGGCTCACCATCCACTCCAACACCGATGAGCGCGTGGCCGCCCCGCTGGTAGCGGACTTCCGGCGCCTGTACCCCCGCATCAGCGTCTGCTACGAAGACCTGGGCAGCACCACGCTCTACCACCGCTTCATCGCCGAAAACCAGCTCCGCCATGAGGCCGCCGACCTGCTGTGGAGCTCGGCCATGGACCAGATGGTGGCCCTGGCCCAGGCCGGCCACGCGCTGGCCTATGCATCGCCCGAACAAGCCCATCTGCCGGCCTGGGCACAGTGGCAGGGCCAGCTCTGGGCCACCACCTATGAACCCGTGGTGTTTGCCCACCACAAGCAGCGGCTGCCCGCACACCAGGTGCCGCGCAGCCACGCGGCCCTGGCCCCGTGGCTGGGCCAGTTCCAGGGCAGGGTGGCCAGCTACGACATCCAGAAATCCGGTGTCGGCTATTTCCTGGCCACCCAGGACATGGCCGCCAACGCCGATGCTTTCTGGGCCAGCGCCCAGGCCCTGAGGCCCCGGCGCCCCCAGCTGCTGCTGACCGTCGATGCCATGGTCCAGCGCATTGCCGCGGGCCGCACCCCGTTCGGTTTCAATCTGCTGGGCGCCTACGCCCTGGCGGCCGCGCGCCGCATGCCCCAACTGGGCGTGATCTTCCCCGAGGACTACACCCTGGTCAGCTCCCGCGTGCTGCTCATCAACCGCCGCGCTGCCCACCCCAACGCTGCCCGCCTGTGGCTGGACTATCTGCTGTCACGGCGCGGCCAGACCGTGATGGCCCAAACCTCGCACCTGTATGCGCTGCGCGAGGATGTGCAAGGCGAGACCACGGGCGCCGCGCTGCGCCAGCAGCTGGGTGCCAGTGCACGCCCGATTGCGCTGGGGCCTGAGCTCGCCGCGCCGCTGGCCAATACGGCCTTGCGTGACAACATCACGCGCTGGCGCGCGGCGCTCGGGCTGAGCGCCGGGGCACAGACCCAGCCGCAGTCACTATGA
- a CDS encoding CitMHS family transporter has product MLTALAYTMILVFMALIMTKRLSAMVALILVPIVFGLLGGFGMELGPMMFDGVKKLAPTGVLLMFAILYFGVMIDAGLFDPIIKLVLRAVGGSPTKIVVGTFLLAAGVSLDGDGSTTYMISCAAMLPLYQRLGISRLVFACVVMMAGQLMNILPWGGPTARAVSALGVEMNDVFVPMILPMVITGIWCTLVAFILGQRESRRLGNINQHLFQGHNADGNPSIAEVTGGNPELARPRLLWINALLTLGLMVLLVLDALPLQVLFMVASAIALVINYPSLEQQKERIEAHAANVVPVVSLIFAAGIFVGILSGTQMVDAIANSVIAMVPEWMGPYMAVVTAVLSIPFTFLISNDAFYFGILPILAKTAAVYGIGHVEIARASLVGQQVHLLSPLVASTYLLVGLAKVEFGDHQRFTLLWALSAAVVMLVSMLVLGVIPLMGSAA; this is encoded by the coding sequence ATGCTGACCGCCCTCGCCTACACCATGATCCTCGTCTTCATGGCGCTGATCATGACCAAGCGCCTTTCCGCGATGGTGGCCTTGATCCTGGTTCCCATCGTCTTCGGCCTCCTGGGAGGCTTCGGCATGGAACTGGGCCCCATGATGTTCGATGGCGTCAAAAAGCTCGCGCCCACCGGCGTGCTGCTGATGTTTGCCATCCTGTACTTCGGCGTGATGATCGACGCCGGGCTGTTCGACCCCATCATCAAACTGGTGCTGCGCGCGGTCGGCGGCAGCCCCACCAAAATCGTGGTCGGCACCTTTTTGCTGGCCGCCGGCGTGTCGCTGGATGGCGATGGCTCCACCACCTACATGATCAGCTGCGCCGCCATGCTGCCGCTGTACCAGCGTCTGGGCATCAGCCGCCTGGTGTTTGCCTGCGTGGTGATGATGGCCGGCCAGTTGATGAACATCCTGCCCTGGGGCGGCCCCACGGCCCGCGCCGTGAGCGCCCTGGGTGTGGAGATGAACGATGTGTTCGTGCCCATGATTTTGCCCATGGTCATCACCGGCATCTGGTGCACCTTGGTGGCCTTCATCCTCGGCCAGCGCGAAAGCCGGCGCCTGGGCAATATCAACCAACACCTCTTCCAGGGCCACAACGCCGATGGCAATCCGTCGATTGCCGAAGTCACCGGAGGCAATCCCGAACTCGCACGCCCCAGGCTGCTGTGGATCAACGCCCTGCTCACCCTGGGTTTGATGGTGCTGCTGGTGCTGGACGCGCTTCCGCTGCAGGTGCTGTTCATGGTGGCATCGGCCATCGCGCTGGTGATCAACTACCCCAGTCTGGAGCAGCAAAAGGAGCGCATCGAAGCCCATGCCGCCAACGTGGTGCCCGTGGTGTCGCTGATCTTTGCGGCTGGTATCTTTGTCGGCATCTTGTCGGGCACCCAAATGGTGGATGCCATTGCCAACAGCGTGATCGCCATGGTCCCCGAGTGGATGGGCCCCTATATGGCCGTGGTGACGGCCGTGCTCAGCATTCCCTTCACCTTTTTGATCTCCAACGACGCTTTTTACTTCGGCATCCTGCCCATCCTGGCCAAGACGGCTGCCGTCTACGGCATAGGCCATGTGGAAATCGCCAGAGCCTCCCTGGTCGGCCAGCAGGTGCATCTGCTCAGCCCGCTGGTGGCATCGACCTATCTGCTCGTGGGCCTGGCCAAGGTGGAGTTTGGCGACCACCAGCGCTTCACGCTGCTGTGGGCCCTGTCCGCCGCCGTCGTCATGCTGGTCAGCATGCTGGTGCTGGGCGTGATTCCGTTGATGGGGAGCGCAGCATGA
- a CDS encoding phospholipase A, which produces MASHASHCPRSPRHSPLVATSLHLLLHSPGAGHGWQPDGPGRPATAGGAWQQCAATADNHARLACFDSWTHQQQPLTPPPSTTWSAPAASANEQPEQALQRAADALMAVADVSNEWLHSTNGGCHDPRYSEVSRLFELEPGSDCGTFSLRGYRPMSLSLTTANQTLRQPTPSGKGPNNPQPYKDQEVRIQLSTRTKIASGLLTEDSSGLKDSLWVGYSQQSYWQMFNGAISRPFRSTDHEPEIFYIYPTTAQLPFGWRYSGVGLVHQSNGQSDPLSRSWNRAYVLTGAELDNRWHVHAKMWRRITESSHKDQNPGIEDYIGRGEVRVGWNVNEHNYLGLTTRGSLGKGRGSGRLEWLRTLGDGWNGDKSNLRLHVQLFSGYGDSLIDYDYKRTVFSVGFSLLDF; this is translated from the coding sequence ATTGCCTCGCATGCCAGTCACTGCCCGCGCTCGCCCCGACACTCGCCCCTTGTGGCGACATCACTGCATCTCCTCCTACATTCCCCTGGTGCTGGCCACGGGTGGCAGCCTGACGGCCCAGGCCGTCCAGCCACTGCCGGGGGGGCCTGGCAGCAATGTGCAGCCACCGCAGACAACCATGCGCGCCTGGCCTGTTTTGACAGCTGGACCCATCAACAGCAGCCCTTGACCCCTCCGCCCTCCACCACCTGGAGCGCCCCTGCGGCAAGTGCCAACGAGCAGCCCGAGCAGGCCTTGCAACGGGCCGCCGACGCCCTCATGGCCGTAGCCGATGTGAGCAACGAATGGCTGCATTCCACCAATGGTGGCTGCCACGACCCACGCTACAGCGAGGTCTCGCGCCTTTTCGAGCTGGAGCCGGGCAGCGATTGCGGCACCTTCAGCTTGCGCGGCTACCGCCCCATGAGCCTGTCACTGACCACTGCAAACCAGACCCTTCGGCAGCCCACACCGTCCGGCAAAGGGCCCAACAACCCTCAACCCTACAAAGACCAGGAAGTGCGCATCCAGCTGTCCACACGCACCAAAATCGCGTCTGGCCTGCTGACCGAGGACAGCTCCGGTCTCAAGGATTCGCTGTGGGTGGGCTATAGCCAGCAGTCGTACTGGCAGATGTTTAACGGCGCCATCTCCCGGCCGTTTCGCTCCACCGACCACGAGCCCGAAATCTTCTACATCTACCCTACCACGGCCCAGCTGCCCTTTGGCTGGCGCTACAGCGGCGTAGGGCTGGTGCACCAGTCCAATGGCCAGAGCGATCCGTTGTCGCGCAGCTGGAACCGCGCCTATGTGCTCACCGGTGCCGAGCTGGACAACCGCTGGCATGTCCACGCCAAGATGTGGAGGCGCATCACGGAAAGCTCCCACAAAGATCAGAACCCGGGCATCGAGGACTACATAGGCCGAGGCGAAGTCAGAGTGGGCTGGAATGTGAACGAGCACAACTATCTCGGACTGACCACCCGCGGCAGCCTGGGCAAGGGACGCGGTTCAGGCCGGCTCGAATGGCTGCGCACCCTGGGTGATGGCTGGAACGGCGACAAAAGCAATCTGCGCCTGCATGTGCAGCTGTTCAGCGGCTACGGCGACAGCCTGATCGACTACGACTACAAGCGCACCGTGTTCAGCGTGGGCTTTAGCCTGCTCGACTTCTGA
- a CDS encoding glycosyltransferase family 39 protein, with product MTSFSATSSVQPSAALRALAVVAVLYILLWTVAPPMLSPSFPLDVVESLSWGREWQWGYYKHPPLAPELLHVFFLLFGRFGPFLLSQLCIAATLWLVWCTGRRLMSPDRALLGAVLTMGVVYYTFPALEFNHNIAQMPLWAALGYALLMALQQGRLYHWLLLGALAGVGLLTKYSVAILLIAQALYLLLGPDRRCLRQPGPWLALLVMVLVFLPHGMWLYQSDWLPFSYASERAAAVGVHTRLGAISFLGAQILSHLPMLVIVLIAALWARRQARAVAPEAGPWRLQTQNAAYLLAVALLPGLLLTTLGLVTGARVRDMWGSPMWMFSGLLVMACLSDRWFQSMRERLLRGVTVWLVLVSLLTGAYLAWGAQWRQRPARMDWPAAAMATQAETAWAQHSHCRLDVVAGDYWLAGLVATASPQGPSVLITRDPRFSPWVTTQRLKQHGALWVWQLDPGGADPQAPAPLDAVQDDPALQLFQGQWDIPWPYAPRSEPLTMGWRAYVPKGCVQAAPSPSGAAG from the coding sequence GTGACCTCTTTTTCCGCGACCTCTTCTGTGCAGCCCAGCGCCGCTTTGCGTGCCCTGGCTGTGGTGGCTGTGCTCTATATTTTGTTGTGGACGGTGGCCCCGCCCATGCTCAGCCCCAGCTTTCCTCTGGATGTGGTGGAGAGTCTTTCATGGGGGCGGGAATGGCAGTGGGGTTACTACAAACACCCGCCATTGGCACCCGAGCTGCTGCATGTTTTTTTCCTGCTCTTTGGTCGCTTTGGACCTTTCCTGCTGAGCCAGCTGTGCATTGCCGCCACGCTGTGGCTGGTGTGGTGCACAGGGCGCCGCCTGATGTCGCCGGACCGTGCACTGCTGGGGGCTGTGCTGACCATGGGGGTGGTGTACTACACCTTCCCCGCTCTGGAGTTCAACCACAATATTGCGCAAATGCCTTTGTGGGCCGCGCTGGGCTATGCCTTGCTGATGGCCTTGCAGCAGGGACGGCTCTACCACTGGCTGCTGCTGGGGGCTTTGGCCGGCGTGGGCCTGCTGACCAAATACTCCGTCGCCATTTTGTTGATAGCGCAGGCGTTGTATCTGCTGCTGGGGCCGGACCGGCGCTGCCTGCGCCAGCCAGGCCCCTGGTTGGCCTTGCTGGTCATGGTGCTGGTGTTCCTGCCGCATGGGATGTGGCTGTACCAGTCTGATTGGCTGCCTTTTTCCTATGCCAGCGAACGTGCAGCTGCAGTGGGCGTGCATACGCGGCTGGGTGCCATCAGTTTCTTAGGGGCCCAGATACTCAGCCATCTGCCCATGCTGGTGATTGTGCTGATCGCCGCGCTGTGGGCCCGCAGACAAGCCAGGGCGGTAGCGCCAGAGGCCGGCCCCTGGCGCTTGCAGACCCAGAACGCTGCCTATTTGCTGGCGGTTGCGTTGCTGCCAGGCTTGTTGCTCACCACGCTGGGGCTGGTGACCGGGGCCCGCGTGCGCGATATGTGGGGCTCTCCGATGTGGATGTTCAGCGGCTTGCTGGTGATGGCCTGCCTGTCTGATCGCTGGTTCCAGTCCATGCGCGAGCGCCTGCTGCGCGGTGTGACGGTGTGGCTGGTGTTGGTGTCCTTGTTGACGGGTGCGTATCTTGCCTGGGGTGCCCAGTGGCGACAGCGGCCGGCCCGTATGGACTGGCCCGCCGCAGCGATGGCCACGCAGGCTGAAACCGCCTGGGCGCAGCACAGCCATTGCCGCTTGGATGTGGTGGCCGGCGATTATTGGCTGGCAGGCCTGGTGGCAACTGCTTCGCCGCAAGGCCCCTCGGTGCTGATTACGCGAGATCCGCGTTTTTCTCCCTGGGTGACGACACAGCGCTTGAAGCAGCATGGAGCGCTGTGGGTGTGGCAACTGGACCCGGGTGGCGCCGATCCACAAGCGCCCGCGCCCTTGGATGCCGTGCAGGACGATCCAGCCTTGCAGCTGTTCCAAGGGCAGTGGGATATCCCATGGCCCTACGCCCCTCGAAGTGAGCCGCTGACCATGGGCTGGCGCGCCTATGTGCCCAAGGGCTGTGTGCAGGCTGCCCCAAGCCCGTCAGGAGCGGCGGGGTAA
- a CDS encoding phospholipase A, translated as MPATAHQPSTDKHPLWLHRCLQHLSVWALATGLTLICSGATYAADHTWQQCAATSDNQARLACFDSWAQQQQPLTPPPATAWTAPPASANAQPAPTLQQAANAPMAVADVAGQGLQSTNGGCRDPRYSEVSRFFELEPGTDCGTFSLRGYRPMSVSLTTADHVNEQPSTPGKPASTSEPYQKQEMRIQLSARTKLASGLLTDSSSGLKDSLWVGYTQQSYWQVFNADISRPFRTTDHEPEIFYIYPTTAQLPFGWRWRYSGVGLAHQSNGQSDPLSRSWNRWYVLTGAELDNRWQVHAKLWQRIKESPNNDDNPGIQDDIGRGELKLGWNVNQHNYLGLTARGSLGKGRGSGRIEWLRTLGEGWNGGKSNLRLHVQLFSGYGDSLIDYNYKRTMFSVGLSLLDF; from the coding sequence ATGCCCGCCACAGCCCACCAACCAAGCACTGACAAGCACCCACTGTGGCTGCACCGTTGCCTGCAGCATCTCTCCGTCTGGGCCCTTGCCACAGGCTTGACGCTGATCTGCTCTGGAGCCACCTATGCGGCAGACCACACATGGCAGCAATGCGCTGCCACCTCCGACAACCAGGCCCGCCTGGCCTGCTTTGACAGCTGGGCCCAGCAGCAGCAACCACTGACCCCGCCGCCCGCCACGGCCTGGACAGCCCCGCCTGCCAGCGCCAATGCGCAACCCGCCCCCACGCTGCAACAGGCCGCCAATGCGCCCATGGCCGTGGCCGACGTGGCAGGCCAGGGGCTGCAATCCACCAACGGCGGCTGCCGCGATCCGCGCTACAGCGAGGTCTCGCGCTTCTTTGAGCTGGAGCCCGGCACCGATTGCGGCACTTTCAGCCTGCGTGGCTACCGCCCCATGAGCGTGTCGTTGACCACGGCCGACCATGTCAACGAGCAGCCCAGCACTCCCGGCAAGCCAGCCAGCACTTCGGAGCCCTACCAAAAGCAGGAGATGCGCATACAGCTGTCTGCGCGCACAAAGCTGGCCTCCGGCCTGCTGACCGACAGCAGCTCCGGCCTCAAGGATTCGCTGTGGGTGGGTTACACCCAGCAGTCGTACTGGCAGGTGTTCAATGCCGATATTTCCCGGCCTTTTCGCACCACCGACCACGAGCCGGAAATCTTCTACATCTACCCCACCACCGCCCAACTGCCCTTTGGCTGGCGCTGGCGCTACAGCGGCGTGGGGCTGGCCCACCAGTCCAATGGCCAGAGCGACCCGCTATCGCGCAGCTGGAACCGCTGGTATGTGCTCACCGGAGCCGAACTGGACAATCGCTGGCAAGTCCACGCCAAGCTGTGGCAGCGCATCAAGGAAAGCCCGAACAACGATGACAACCCCGGCATACAAGACGACATAGGCCGTGGCGAGCTCAAGCTGGGCTGGAATGTGAACCAGCACAACTACCTCGGGCTGACCGCCAGAGGCAGCCTGGGCAAGGGCCGAGGCTCAGGCCGCATCGAGTGGCTGCGCACCCTGGGTGAGGGCTGGAACGGTGGCAAAAGCAATCTGCGCCTGCATGTGCAGCTGTTCAGCGGCTACGGCGACAGCCTGATCGACTACAACTACAAGCGCACCATGTTCAGCGTGGGTCTCAGCCTGCTGGACTTTTAA